A portion of the Streptomyces erythrochromogenes genome contains these proteins:
- a CDS encoding ScbA/BarX family gamma-butyrolactone biosynthesis protein, whose protein sequence is MTVSATHSTSPATASLSSALPREYVHKSAHSEVLLTGWRSVAPDEYVVTAQWPRAHSFYSPDAGHHDPLLLAESVRQAIPLLSHVAYEVPFGHRQIWDTFSYSVNPAALAVGSRPADIMLHIRCSGIARRGRRLARLTMHVTATRDGEFLSTAEAGFTNQPEAVYQRLRGGNGDLDQVTSRVIPLPPPMTPRRVCRDRFHDVVLSPTSSTHRAQLRADINHPILFDHPVDHAPGMLLLEAVRQAAYASAFPRRGVLTDMEMRFFRYAELNAPCWIETTALPDRTAAPDGRRLPVRVVARQNGEEVFTATAAITTMAPAPQRLFSAP, encoded by the coding sequence ATGACCGTCTCAGCCACTCACTCCACTTCGCCCGCAACCGCCTCGCTCAGCAGCGCCTTACCGCGGGAGTACGTGCACAAGAGCGCGCACTCCGAGGTCCTGCTCACCGGATGGCGTTCCGTCGCTCCCGACGAGTACGTCGTCACCGCCCAGTGGCCCCGCGCCCACAGCTTCTACTCGCCCGACGCGGGCCACCACGACCCGCTCCTCCTGGCCGAATCCGTCCGCCAGGCCATCCCGCTGCTCAGCCACGTGGCGTACGAGGTGCCCTTCGGCCACCGCCAGATCTGGGACACGTTCAGCTACTCGGTCAACCCCGCCGCGCTCGCGGTCGGTTCGAGACCCGCCGACATCATGCTCCACATCCGCTGCTCGGGCATCGCCCGCCGGGGACGCCGGCTCGCACGCCTGACCATGCACGTCACCGCCACCCGCGACGGGGAGTTCCTGAGCACCGCCGAGGCCGGTTTCACCAACCAGCCCGAAGCCGTCTACCAGCGCCTGCGCGGCGGGAACGGCGACCTCGACCAGGTGACCTCCCGCGTCATCCCGCTCCCGCCGCCGATGACGCCCCGGCGGGTGTGCCGCGACCGCTTCCACGACGTGGTCCTCTCCCCGACCAGCTCCACGCACCGCGCGCAGCTGCGGGCCGACATCAACCACCCGATCCTCTTCGACCACCCCGTCGACCACGCCCCGGGCATGCTGTTGCTGGAGGCCGTGCGCCAGGCCGCGTACGCCTCCGCCTTCCCCCGCCGCGGTGTCCTGACCGACATGGAGATGCGGTTCTTCCGCTACGCGGAGCTGAACGCGCCCTGCTGGATCGAGACGACCGCGCTCCCCGACCGTACGGCGGCACCGGACGGCCGGCGGCTTCCCGTGCGGGTCGTGGCCCGGCAGAACGGCGAGGAGGTCTTCACGGCCACGGCGGCGATCACCACCATGGCGCCCGCGCCCCAGCGGCTCTTCTCCGCGCCCTGA
- a CDS encoding ScbR family autoregulator-binding transcription factor codes for MSERKQQRAPQLRAVQTKAAILRAAAEVFDEFGFSGASISKIMKRADVTQGGMYFHFSSKEELAYAVMVGQGEGLEFPAGEDGLQRLVDITLYLAEQLRHNPVLRAGVRLAVEQGEFGLRDDVAYQAWVLEFRQQLRFARAKGELQPDVDDHELAWVLVSSFTGAQLFSQVSTGRADLPQRIASLWRYLLPAVATEDTRKGLRLTLEAAGPEQQG; via the coding sequence ATGTCAGAACGGAAGCAGCAACGAGCCCCGCAACTAAGGGCAGTTCAGACCAAGGCGGCCATCCTGCGCGCCGCCGCGGAGGTTTTCGACGAGTTCGGCTTCAGCGGAGCCAGCATCAGCAAGATCATGAAGCGGGCGGACGTCACGCAGGGCGGGATGTACTTCCACTTCAGCTCGAAGGAGGAGCTCGCCTACGCCGTGATGGTCGGTCAGGGCGAGGGCCTGGAGTTCCCCGCGGGCGAGGACGGCCTCCAGCGCCTGGTGGACATCACGCTCTACCTCGCGGAGCAGCTACGGCACAATCCGGTGCTCCGCGCCGGCGTACGACTGGCCGTGGAACAGGGCGAGTTCGGCCTGCGCGACGACGTCGCCTACCAGGCCTGGGTCCTCGAGTTCCGCCAGCAGCTGCGCTTCGCCCGGGCCAAGGGCGAGCTCCAGCCGGACGTCGACGACCACGAACTGGCCTGGGTTCTGGTCAGCTCCTTCACCGGCGCACAGCTCTTCTCCCAGGTCTCCACCGGCCGGGCCGACCTGCCGCAGCGCATCGCCTCGCTCTGGCGCTACCTGCTGCCCGCCGTCGCCACCGAGGACACCCGCAAGGGCCTGCGCCTGACGCTGGA
- a CDS encoding AMP-binding protein, which yields MSAASSYASGVGEVPLLGDTIGENLDRTVRRFPDRDALIDVAAGRRWTYAELASDVDALALGLLDLGIVKGDRVGIWAPNRAEWTLVQYATARIGAVLVTVNPAYRSHELEYVLRQSGIRLLAAADRFKTSDYAAMIDEVRPRCPALEFVALLGGPVWNSLLERGRQGDPADLARAQAALSPDDAVNIQYTSGTTGFPKGATLSHHNILNNGFFVGELCHYTEQDRVCIPVAFYHCFGMVMGNLACTSHGAAMVIPAPSFDPVATLAAVESERCTSLYGVPTMFIAELAEPGFDAYDLSSLRTGIMAGSPCPVEVMREVIERMGMTEVSICYGMTETSPVSTQTRADDSVERRVSTVGRVGPHLEVKVVDPRTGRTVPRGEPGELCTRGYSVMLGYWEEPERTAEAVDAARWMHTGDLAVMDDDGYLSITGRIKDMVIRGGENLYPREIEEFLHTHPDVLDVQVIGVPDPKYGEELMAWVRMREGAEPLTADAVRAYCAGRLAHFKIPRYVHVVEEFPMTVTGKVRKVDMRQEALRLLELPS from the coding sequence GTGTCTGCCGCATCGAGTTACGCGTCCGGGGTCGGCGAAGTGCCGCTGCTCGGTGACACCATCGGCGAGAACCTGGACCGGACGGTGCGCAGGTTCCCCGACCGCGACGCCCTCATCGACGTGGCCGCCGGCCGCCGCTGGACGTACGCGGAGCTGGCATCCGATGTCGACGCCCTCGCGCTCGGGCTCCTGGACCTGGGCATCGTGAAGGGCGACCGCGTCGGGATCTGGGCCCCCAACCGCGCGGAGTGGACGCTGGTGCAGTACGCCACGGCCAGGATCGGGGCGGTCCTCGTCACGGTGAACCCCGCCTACCGCTCCCACGAACTGGAGTACGTGCTGCGGCAGTCCGGCATCCGGCTGCTGGCCGCCGCGGACCGCTTCAAGACCTCCGACTACGCCGCCATGATCGATGAGGTGCGCCCGCGATGTCCGGCCCTGGAGTTCGTGGCCCTGCTCGGCGGCCCCGTGTGGAACTCCCTGCTGGAGCGAGGCCGCCAGGGCGACCCGGCCGACCTGGCCCGGGCACAGGCCGCGCTCAGCCCCGACGACGCCGTCAACATCCAGTACACCTCCGGGACCACCGGGTTCCCCAAGGGCGCGACCCTCTCGCACCACAACATCCTCAACAACGGCTTCTTCGTGGGCGAGCTGTGCCACTACACCGAGCAGGACCGGGTATGCATCCCGGTCGCCTTCTACCACTGCTTCGGCATGGTCATGGGCAACCTCGCCTGCACCAGCCACGGTGCGGCCATGGTGATCCCCGCGCCGTCCTTCGATCCGGTGGCCACCCTGGCGGCGGTGGAGTCGGAGAGGTGCACCTCCCTCTACGGCGTCCCCACGATGTTCATCGCCGAGCTGGCGGAGCCCGGCTTCGACGCGTACGACCTGTCCAGCCTGCGCACCGGGATCATGGCGGGCTCGCCCTGCCCGGTCGAGGTCATGCGGGAGGTCATCGAGCGGATGGGCATGACCGAGGTGTCCATCTGCTACGGGATGACGGAGACCTCGCCCGTGTCGACGCAGACCCGCGCCGACGACTCGGTCGAGCGCCGGGTGTCCACCGTCGGCCGCGTCGGGCCGCACCTGGAGGTGAAGGTGGTCGATCCGCGGACCGGGCGGACCGTGCCCCGCGGCGAGCCGGGAGAACTGTGCACCCGCGGCTACTCGGTGATGCTCGGCTACTGGGAGGAACCGGAACGCACCGCGGAGGCCGTCGACGCGGCCCGCTGGATGCACACGGGCGACCTGGCCGTCATGGACGACGACGGGTACCTGAGCATCACCGGCCGGATCAAGGACATGGTGATCCGCGGCGGGGAGAACCTCTACCCGCGGGAGATCGAGGAGTTCCTCCACACCCACCCGGACGTCCTCGACGTCCAGGTCATCGGGGTGCCCGACCCCAAGTACGGGGAGGAGCTGATGGCGTGGGTGCGGATGCGCGAGGGGGCCGAACCGCTGACCGCGGACGCCGTCCGCGCGTACTGCGCGGGCCGGCTGGCCCACTTCAAGATCCCGCGCTACGTGCACGTCGTGGAGGAGTTCCCCATGACCGTCACCGGGAAGGTCCGCAAGGTGGACATGCGCCAGGAGGCCCTCCGGCTGCTGGAACTACCCTCTTAG
- a CDS encoding zinc ribbon domain-containing protein YjdM yields the protein MTENPLPACPECAGAYAYEMGSLLICPECGHEWPPTSAGPGETPEERVIKDAVGNVLADGDTVTVVKGLKVKGSPTGIKAGTKVRNIRLVEGVDGHDIDCRIEGFGQMQLKSSVVRKV from the coding sequence GTGACTGAGAACCCCTTGCCAGCCTGCCCCGAGTGCGCGGGTGCCTACGCCTACGAAATGGGCTCGCTGCTGATCTGCCCCGAGTGCGGGCACGAGTGGCCGCCGACCTCCGCCGGACCGGGGGAGACCCCCGAGGAGCGGGTGATCAAGGACGCCGTCGGCAACGTGCTGGCCGACGGCGACACCGTGACGGTCGTCAAGGGGCTGAAGGTCAAGGGCAGTCCGACCGGCATCAAGGCGGGCACCAAGGTGCGCAACATCCGCCTCGTCGAGGGCGTGGACGGCCACGACATCGACTGCAGGATCGAGGGGTTCGGGCAGATGCAGCTCAAGTCCAGCGTGGTCCGCAAGGTCTGA
- a CDS encoding serine hydrolase domain-containing protein, producing MNRRLALTAALLAVTAAVAPATTARAAGTAPDLEALTQALRNTTAAGAPGAMARFSGPDGVRTRAVGVRDKATGAAMDPQARFRIGSVSKTFSSVVLLQLVGEKKIDLDAPVNRYLPGLLPDDRITVRHLLTHRSGLADYTDAMFEHTVPGFEAVRNRVFSYQELLDLSLREPRTTEPGVAYKYSNTNFVVVGMLIEKATGNRVGKEYERRIFKPLGLRNTTYVHPDTKIKGLHARGYLHPDEADAPLVDSTEQTVSWAQSAGAVISSPADLNTFTSALLGGRLLAPRLLDAMVAATPTDTTNTRFYGLGLRRYDLSCGTSVYGHTGTVQGFYTYAFSTRDGRRSLSAMANTSNKGVANTALGGTLEAAFCGKQTEKKGARGFGFAPAEMDLPEHNAR from the coding sequence GTGAACCGACGTCTCGCCCTGACCGCCGCCCTGCTCGCCGTGACCGCCGCCGTCGCGCCCGCGACCACCGCCCGGGCCGCCGGGACCGCCCCCGATCTCGAAGCGCTGACCCAGGCGCTGCGCAACACGACGGCCGCCGGAGCGCCCGGCGCCATGGCCCGCTTCAGCGGCCCCGACGGGGTCCGCACGCGGGCCGTCGGCGTACGCGACAAGGCCACGGGCGCGGCCATGGACCCGCAGGCCCGCTTCCGGATCGGCAGCGTCAGCAAGACCTTCTCCTCCGTGGTCCTGCTCCAGCTGGTCGGGGAGAAGAAGATCGACCTGGACGCCCCGGTCAACCGCTACCTGCCCGGTCTGCTGCCCGACGACCGGATCACCGTGCGCCATCTGCTGACCCACCGCAGCGGTCTCGCGGACTACACCGACGCCATGTTCGAGCACACCGTCCCCGGCTTCGAGGCCGTGCGCAACCGGGTGTTCAGCTACCAGGAGCTGCTGGACCTCTCGCTGCGGGAGCCCAGGACGACCGAGCCCGGGGTGGCGTACAAGTACTCGAACACCAACTTCGTCGTCGTCGGGATGCTCATCGAGAAGGCCACCGGCAACCGGGTGGGCAAGGAGTACGAGCGGCGCATCTTCAAGCCGCTGGGCCTGCGCAACACCACGTACGTGCACCCCGACACGAAGATCAAGGGGCTGCACGCCCGCGGCTACCTCCACCCCGACGAGGCCGACGCGCCGCTGGTCGACTCCACCGAGCAGACCGTCTCGTGGGCCCAGTCCGCCGGAGCGGTGATCTCCAGCCCGGCGGACCTGAACACCTTCACGTCCGCACTGCTCGGCGGCCGGCTGCTGGCCCCGCGGCTGCTGGACGCCATGGTCGCCGCGACCCCGACGGACACCACCAACACCCGGTTCTACGGGCTGGGCCTGCGCCGCTACGACCTCTCCTGCGGCACGTCGGTCTACGGGCACACGGGCACGGTGCAGGGCTTCTACACGTACGCCTTCTCCACGCGCGACGGCCGGCGCAGCCTGTCCGCCATGGCGAACACCTCCAACAAGGGCGTGGCCAACACGGCGCTCGGCGGCACCCTCGAGGCGGCGTTCTGCGGCAAGCAGACCGAGAAGAAGGGCGCCCGCGGCTTCGGCTTCGCCCCGGCCGAGATGGACCTGCCCGAGCACAACGCGCGCTGA